Proteins encoded together in one Astyanax mexicanus isolate ESR-SI-001 chromosome 10, AstMex3_surface, whole genome shotgun sequence window:
- the setd7 gene encoding histone-lysine N-methyltransferase SETD7: MDSDEDNVEEVVEGPLDDDDLPHGFCTVTYSSSDRFEGHFVHGEKNGKGKFFFFDGSTLEGFYVDDALQGQGVYTYEDGGVLHGSYVEGELNGPAQEFDPERRLIFKGQYKDNIRCGICWIYYPDRGCVVGEVNDEGEMTGKGVAYVYPDGQTALYGSFVDGELIEARLATLTNQENGRPHFSVDPDSPVYSYDKSTSSCIAGHKLLPDPYESQRVYVGQSLISGAGEGLFAKTDAAADTVMAFYNGVRITHSEVDDRDWSLNGNTISLDEDTVIDVPEPFNHKEKYCASLGHKANHSFTPNCKYDPFVHPRFGAIKCIRTIQAVQKDEELTVAYGYDHEPSGKSGPEAPDWYKRELREFQEREAGRGAKDKC; this comes from the exons ATGGACAGCGATGAGGATAACGTGGAGGAGGTGGTGGAAG GACCACTGGATGATGATGACCTCCCCCACGGCTTCTGCACTGTCACCTACTCCTCCAGTGATCGCTTTGAGGGCCACTTCGTCCACGGTGAAAAGAACGGGAAGGGCAAATTCTTCTTTTTTGACGGCAG tACTTTGGAGGGTTTCTATGTGGATGATGCTCTGCAGGGCCAGGGTGTGTACACATATGAAGACGGTGGCGTGCTCCACGGGTCATATGTAGAGGGAGAACTTAATGGTCCCGCACAGGAGTTTGATCCAGAACGTCGCCTGATCTTCAAGGGCCAGTATAAGGACAACATACGCTGCGGCATCTGCTGGATCTACTACCCG GACCGAGGCTGTGTGGTGGGGGAGGTGAATGACGAAGGGGAGATGACGGGCAAGGGTGTGGCATACGTTTACCCGGACGGACAGACAGCCCTGTACGGCAGCTTTGTGGACGGAGAGCTGATCGAGGCTCGGCTGGCCACCCTGACCAACCAGGAGAACGGCAGACCTCACTTCAGTGTGGATCCAGACA GTCCTGTTTACTCCTACGACAAATCCACTTCATCCTGTATTGCTGGTCACAAATTGCTGCCGGACCCATATGAGAGCCAACG TGTGTATGTGGGACAGTCATTGATTTCTGGAGCAGGGGAAGGACTGTTTGCAAAAACTGATGCTGCCGCTGACACAGTAATGGCCTTTTACAATGGAGTGCGCATCACACACTCAGAG GTGGACGATCGTGATTGGTCTCTAAATGGGAACACCATTTCATTAGATGAAGATACAGTGATTGATGTTCCTGAACCTTTTAACCACAAAGAAAAATACtgtgcatcgcttggacacaagGCCAATCACTCCTTCACCCCCAACTGCAAATACGACCC GTTTGTCCATCCTCGTTTTGGCGCAATAAAATGCATTCGAACAATCCAAGCGGTTCAGAAAGACGAGGAGCTCACAGTCGCGTACGGCTATGACCACGAACCTTCAGGAAAATCCGGCCCAGAGGCTCCGGACTGGTACAAACGGGAGCTGCGCGAGTTTCAGGAGAGGGAGGCGGGACGGGGGGCTAAGGACAAGTGTTAA
- the zgc:113425 gene encoding uncharacterized protein zgc:113425 isoform X1 has product MERYRYFIFNQKVMVLWGILQVACSGLCVVCGFMDAVFRQSTTLSSTRAPLWAGLIMAVPGVLALFASQRKNPILVNAMIMSSVLSYFATLIVLIYAGVTLSYGEEDDELFHPHHITEVKFVLSRMVKGANSTMVLASVCSLIFSSLIMLVGCRSLPLCGCFDSVTGMETLVPQNDPSAPTELVCTWHGENPHIKAVKPGLKSPVKPLIKLNSKYYPRPAQLVTLQKMTNQSR; this is encoded by the exons ATGGAGCGCTACAGGTATTTCATCTTCAACCAGAAGGTGATGGTGCTGTGGGGCATCCTGCAGGTGGCTTGCTCAGGGCTTTGCGTGGTGTGCGGATTTATGGACGCGGTTTTCCGTCAGAGCACCACACTCAGCTCCACGAGAGCCCCGCTGTGGGCAGGACTG ATCATGGCTGTCCCTGGTGTTTTGGCCCTGTTTGCCTCGCAGAGGAAAAACCCCATCctg GTGAATGCCATGATCATGTCCTCAGTGCTGTCTTATTTTGCCACACTGATTGTGCTGATTTACGCTGGTGTGACACTGAGTTACGGAGAGGAGGATGACGAGCTCTTCCACCCCCACCACATCACTGAAGTG AAGTTCGTTCTGAGCCGAATGGTGAAGGGAGCGAACAGCACCATGGTTCTGGCAAGTGTCTGCTCACTGATCTTCTCCTCCCTCATCATGTTGGTGGGCTGCCGCAGTCTGCCACTCTGTGGCTGCTTCGACTCGGTCACTGGCATG GAGACACTGGTCCCTCAGAATGATCCAAGTGCTCCAACTGAACTGGTCTGCACCTGGCATGGTGAGAACCCTCATATCAAAGCAGTAAAACCTGGACTGAAGAGTCCTGTTAAAcctctaattaaattaaattctaaaTACTATCCTAGACCTGCGCAGCTTGTGACACTGCAAAAAATGACAAATCAATCCAGATGA
- the zgc:113425 gene encoding uncharacterized protein zgc:113425 isoform X2: MERYRYFIFNQKVMVLWGILQVACSGLCVVCGFMDAVFRQSTTLSSTRAPLWAGLIMAVPGVLALFASQRKNPILVNAMIMSSVLSYFATLIVLIYAGVTLSYGEEDDELFHPHHITEVKFVLSRMVKGANSTMVLASVCSLIFSSLIMLVGCRSLPLCGCFDSVTGMETLVPQNDPSAPTELVCTWHGGDDRVFNSPASFTLQSPEQELKDLSALPPYSRLA; this comes from the exons ATGGAGCGCTACAGGTATTTCATCTTCAACCAGAAGGTGATGGTGCTGTGGGGCATCCTGCAGGTGGCTTGCTCAGGGCTTTGCGTGGTGTGCGGATTTATGGACGCGGTTTTCCGTCAGAGCACCACACTCAGCTCCACGAGAGCCCCGCTGTGGGCAGGACTG ATCATGGCTGTCCCTGGTGTTTTGGCCCTGTTTGCCTCGCAGAGGAAAAACCCCATCctg GTGAATGCCATGATCATGTCCTCAGTGCTGTCTTATTTTGCCACACTGATTGTGCTGATTTACGCTGGTGTGACACTGAGTTACGGAGAGGAGGATGACGAGCTCTTCCACCCCCACCACATCACTGAAGTG AAGTTCGTTCTGAGCCGAATGGTGAAGGGAGCGAACAGCACCATGGTTCTGGCAAGTGTCTGCTCACTGATCTTCTCCTCCCTCATCATGTTGGTGGGCTGCCGCAGTCTGCCACTCTGTGGCTGCTTCGACTCGGTCACTGGCATG GAGACACTGGTCCCTCAGAATGATCCAAGTGCTCCAACTGAACTGGTCTGCACCTGGCATG GAGGAGATGACAGAGTGTTTAACTCCCCAGCATCCTTCACACTGCAGAGCCCTGAGCAGGAACTCAAAGATCTATCAGCACTTCCTCCTTACAGCAGACTTgcttag